In Nocardia yunnanensis, one DNA window encodes the following:
- a CDS encoding MBL fold metallo-hydrolase → MRIAHFGHSCILVEMNGTRVLFDPGTFSHGFEGITGLDAIAVTHQHPDHICPNRIQALIEANPQAKLLSDPQTALQRGEPWEPVYAGNVLKVGNVQITGGGGRHAVIHPDIPVIDNTVFQLGTPDEPAQLVHPGDSLWVPPTPVGVLAIPAVAPWMRISEAVDYLRAVNPRIAFPIHYGIIAPEAQGIYFGRLNEMGPANTEFKVIQAEDHAEF, encoded by the coding sequence ATGCGCATAGCCCATTTCGGACATTCCTGCATTCTCGTGGAGATGAACGGCACCAGGGTTCTTTTCGATCCGGGCACCTTTTCGCACGGGTTCGAGGGCATCACCGGATTGGACGCCATTGCCGTCACCCATCAGCATCCCGACCACATCTGCCCCAATCGCATCCAGGCCCTGATCGAGGCGAATCCGCAGGCCAAGCTGCTGTCGGACCCGCAGACGGCCCTGCAGCGGGGTGAGCCCTGGGAGCCCGTCTACGCCGGAAATGTTCTTAAAGTCGGAAATGTCCAGATAACCGGCGGCGGGGGCCGGCACGCGGTCATCCACCCCGATATTCCGGTCATCGACAACACCGTTTTCCAACTCGGCACCCCCGACGAACCCGCACAACTCGTACACCCCGGCGATTCGCTGTGGGTACCGCCCACCCCGGTCGGCGTGCTCGCCATTCCGGCGGTCGCGCCGTGGATGCGGATCAGCGAAGCCGTGGATTACCTGCGCGCGGTGAATCCGCGAATCGCCTTCCCCATCCACTACGGCATCATCGCCCCCGAAGCACAGGGCATCTATTTCGGTCGGCTGAACGAAATGGGTCCGGCGAATACCGAATTCAAGGTCATCCAAGCCGAGGATCACGCCGAATTCTGA
- the purS gene encoding phosphoribosylformylglycinamidine synthase subunit PurS, protein MARVVVEVMPKAEILDPQGQAIVGALGRLGYPGISDVRQGKRFELDVADDVSDAELERIAESLLANVVIEDWKVVRL, encoded by the coding sequence GTGGCACGTGTCGTGGTCGAGGTGATGCCGAAGGCCGAGATCCTGGATCCGCAGGGACAAGCCATTGTCGGCGCGCTGGGGCGTCTGGGGTACCCGGGGATCTCGGATGTGCGGCAGGGCAAGCGATTCGAGCTCGATGTCGCCGACGACGTCAGCGACGCCGAACTCGAGCGGATCGCCGAATCGCTGCTGGCCAATGTCGTGATCGAGGACTGGAAGGTCGTCCGGCTGTGA
- a CDS encoding MMPL family transporter, with translation MSVYLYRWGRFAYRRKWIVLPVWVVLFLLLGGLGAALQKPMSNSFDIPNLPSKRANHILDEHFPGMSQAFKFDAVTGVYVIGAPAGTKLTDAANRQALDGLVRKLNDLGIVDHAKPLVDPIAAAEQMGCLTGDRVAQDFVSRCSNAPLNVLNPDKPDTVAVLSVPFAIKDFGAITADDRKAAHDVADDARNAGLTVELSGTIAMEQQQPSGKSEMVGMAFAFVVMIICFGAIVAAFVPIITAIVGLGAATSLIFLGTAVMEVPSFTTFLASMIGIALSIDYALFIVSRYKHELSVQDSPAEAAGVALGTAGSAVVFAGLTVIIALVGLSIVGVRFLTFMGLGGAVAAAFAVLVALTLMPALLGAFGRFIFKPKLPLVAQGDPEDDTQVTNGMRAARAIGRVPVLTLILSIVVLGLIAAPAAHLQLGLPGEDSLPKTSTVRKAYDLRTDGFGAGSNGVLQVAVDLSKVAPDQREAAVGALRDKLKGYSDMNYVTDPIFSPDRSGARFEGVPRTGPNDQDTKDLVRSARDAESQFQSQYGMEYGITGTTAIYADIDHVLLGKIVPYLAIVAGAAFLLLIAVFRSILVPLTAALGFLLSMAATFGATVAIFQDGRFGIVDEPRPIISFMPIMLIGLVFGLAMDYQVFLVTRMREEYVHGEPPKEAMIKGYHHGARVVTSAAAIMIFVFGSFMMEPDISAKSMGFALAAGVFFDAFLVRMVLIPSLLVLMGKWAWWIPAWLSRIVPDIDVEGARLREVQRREAAGRERVGAVS, from the coding sequence GTGTCCGTCTATCTGTATCGGTGGGGAAGGTTCGCGTACCGGCGCAAGTGGATCGTGTTGCCCGTCTGGGTGGTGCTGTTCCTGCTGCTCGGCGGCCTCGGGGCCGCGCTGCAAAAGCCGATGAGCAACTCCTTCGACATCCCGAACCTGCCGTCGAAGCGGGCCAATCACATTCTCGACGAGCACTTTCCGGGCATGTCGCAGGCGTTCAAGTTCGATGCGGTCACCGGCGTGTACGTGATCGGCGCACCGGCGGGCACCAAGCTCACCGACGCCGCCAACCGGCAGGCTCTCGACGGGCTGGTGCGCAAGCTGAACGATCTGGGCATCGTCGACCACGCCAAACCCCTGGTCGATCCGATCGCGGCCGCCGAGCAGATGGGCTGCCTCACCGGTGACCGCGTCGCTCAGGACTTCGTGAGCCGCTGCAGCAATGCGCCGCTGAACGTCCTCAACCCGGACAAGCCGGACACCGTTGCGGTGCTCAGCGTCCCGTTCGCCATCAAGGACTTCGGCGCGATCACCGCCGACGACCGCAAGGCCGCCCACGACGTGGCCGACGACGCCCGCAATGCGGGTCTCACCGTCGAACTCTCCGGCACCATCGCCATGGAACAGCAGCAGCCGAGCGGCAAATCCGAGATGGTCGGCATGGCCTTCGCGTTCGTCGTCATGATCATCTGCTTCGGCGCGATCGTGGCCGCCTTCGTGCCGATCATCACCGCCATCGTCGGACTCGGCGCGGCCACCTCGCTGATCTTCCTCGGCACCGCGGTGATGGAGGTCCCCAGCTTCACCACCTTCCTGGCCTCCATGATCGGCATCGCGCTGTCCATCGACTACGCGCTGTTCATCGTCTCCCGCTACAAACACGAACTGTCGGTACAGGATTCGCCCGCCGAAGCCGCCGGCGTGGCATTGGGCACGGCGGGATCGGCGGTGGTGTTCGCCGGTCTGACGGTGATCATCGCGCTGGTCGGCCTGAGCATCGTCGGTGTCCGGTTCCTGACCTTCATGGGTCTGGGCGGCGCGGTCGCGGCCGCGTTCGCGGTGCTGGTCGCGCTGACGCTCATGCCCGCGCTGCTGGGCGCGTTCGGCCGCTTCATCTTCAAGCCGAAGCTGCCGCTGGTCGCGCAGGGCGATCCCGAGGACGACACCCAGGTCACCAATGGCATGCGGGCCGCCCGGGCGATCGGCCGGGTGCCGGTGCTCACCCTGATCCTGAGCATCGTGGTGCTGGGCCTGATCGCCGCGCCCGCCGCGCATCTGCAGCTCGGCCTGCCCGGCGAGGACAGCCTGCCCAAGACCTCCACCGTGCGCAAGGCGTACGACCTGCGCACCGACGGTTTCGGGGCGGGCAGCAATGGCGTGCTGCAGGTCGCGGTCGACCTGTCGAAGGTCGCGCCCGACCAGCGCGAGGCCGCCGTCGGCGCGCTGCGCGACAAGCTGAAGGGCTACTCGGACATGAACTACGTGACCGATCCGATCTTCAGCCCGGACCGGTCGGGGGCGCGGTTCGAGGGCGTCCCCCGGACCGGACCCAACGATCAGGACACCAAGGATCTGGTCCGCTCCGCGCGCGACGCCGAGTCGCAGTTCCAATCCCAGTACGGCATGGAGTACGGAATCACCGGCACCACAGCCATTTACGCCGATATCGACCATGTGCTGCTGGGCAAGATCGTGCCCTATCTGGCCATCGTGGCCGGGGCCGCGTTCCTGCTGCTGATCGCCGTGTTCCGTTCCATCCTGGTGCCTTTGACGGCCGCGCTGGGCTTCCTGCTGTCGATGGCCGCCACCTTCGGCGCGACGGTGGCGATCTTCCAGGACGGCCGGTTCGGCATCGTCGACGAACCGCGGCCGATCATCAGCTTCATGCCGATCATGTTGATCGGCTTGGTGTTCGGCCTCGCCATGGACTACCAGGTGTTCCTGGTGACCCGCATGCGCGAGGAGTACGTGCACGGGGAACCGCCCAAGGAAGCGATGATCAAGGGCTATCACCACGGCGCGCGCGTGGTCACCTCGGCCGCGGCCATCATGATCTTCGTCTTCGGCTCGTTCATGATGGAGCCCGACATCAGCGCCAAATCCATGGGTTTCGCGCTCGCGGCGGGCGTGTTCTTCGACGCCTTCCTGGTCCGCATGGTGCTGATTCCGTCGCTGCTGGTGCTGATGGGCAAGTGGGCGTGGTGGATTCCGGCCTGGCTCAGCCGGATCGTGCCCGATATCGACGTGGAGGGCGCGCGCCTGCGGGAGGTGCAGCGGCGCGAGGCCGCCGGCCGGGAGCGGGTGGGCGCGGTGTCCTGA